From Balneola sp. MJW-20, the proteins below share one genomic window:
- a CDS encoding LVIVD repeat-containing protein — protein MVQAQQENELKIVIEPDPVVAEIGIPLQIKASLVNSQGEVLPDTILFYSRRNRGAIELSRTGMLNALKPGTYNIIAQRNGSNRDERIRKYFEVQVKFPPITDVDIIEPDEQIYTNSSYDLDVVVTDAKELIREEPALSFSSSNESVVFASYGKLIAKKAGTATITVESEGVTDTWKVNVRPNPTASIDITNNETLVRTGDVIHFNAKTFNNSGKEIGGVPIRYSFLAEPDDDLGQGATAQVSQDGRFVANKPGLYTLVATSGNTSAEQIVRVEPRNAARDLTLVGHGEVLDVHTSDLWVWEGVDGRDYAITGTWGANGDAYFWDVTDPSNMFTIDTVRVDARTVNDVKINEAGTVAVITREGASDRKNGIVILDVSDPSNVSILSEYNKELTGGVHNAFIYENHVYAVNNGTRYDIINIDDPRNPQTVGRFELDTPGHSIHDVWIEDGIAYSSNWSDGVVAVDIGSNTADGTPEQMGVAGGSPENPVMLGSYSYPSGWNHAAFPFKSESTGDFYVIAGDEAFPNGLPSRENPVGAAGWIHFVKFDGWDSPKEVARYEIPEAGTHNFWVVGDLLFVAYYNAGLRIVDISGELMGNLYEQGREIARFEPNHPDALIPNSPFTWGPQPYKGHIFISDWNSGIWAIKLEEKPVTGTN, from the coding sequence ATGGTACAAGCACAGCAGGAGAACGAACTAAAGATCGTCATTGAACCGGATCCGGTTGTTGCAGAAATTGGAATCCCGCTGCAGATCAAAGCCAGCCTGGTAAATTCTCAGGGAGAAGTCTTGCCGGACACCATCCTGTTCTACAGTCGCCGTAACCGTGGTGCTATTGAACTAAGCAGAACCGGTATGCTGAATGCATTAAAACCGGGCACTTATAATATCATAGCTCAACGAAATGGTAGCAACCGAGACGAAAGGATCAGAAAATATTTTGAAGTACAGGTAAAATTCCCTCCGATCACTGATGTGGATATAATTGAACCTGACGAGCAGATCTACACCAACAGCAGCTATGACCTGGATGTGGTAGTGACAGATGCCAAGGAACTGATCAGAGAAGAACCGGCTCTGAGCTTTAGTTCATCTAACGAATCGGTTGTTTTTGCCTCCTACGGTAAACTGATAGCGAAAAAAGCGGGAACAGCTACTATTACTGTAGAATCTGAAGGAGTTACCGACACCTGGAAAGTGAATGTTCGCCCCAATCCGACGGCAAGCATTGACATCACTAACAATGAAACATTGGTTAGAACCGGTGATGTGATCCATTTTAATGCTAAGACTTTCAACAATTCCGGGAAAGAGATCGGTGGTGTTCCCATTCGTTATTCATTCCTGGCCGAACCCGATGATGATCTTGGACAGGGAGCAACCGCTCAGGTTTCACAAGACGGACGATTTGTAGCCAATAAGCCGGGTCTTTATACTTTAGTAGCTACCTCCGGTAATACTTCTGCGGAGCAGATTGTAAGGGTTGAACCACGTAATGCAGCCCGTGACCTTACTTTGGTCGGACACGGAGAGGTTCTTGATGTTCACACTTCTGATCTTTGGGTATGGGAGGGCGTAGACGGTCGTGACTATGCCATAACCGGCACCTGGGGAGCGAACGGAGATGCGTATTTCTGGGATGTGACTGACCCATCGAATATGTTTACCATTGATACGGTAAGAGTAGATGCCCGGACGGTAAATGATGTCAAGATCAACGAAGCCGGCACTGTTGCTGTGATCACCCGTGAAGGTGCTTCAGACCGCAAAAACGGGATCGTTATCCTCGACGTAAGCGATCCGAGCAATGTCAGTATTCTGTCTGAATACAACAAAGAGCTTACCGGCGGAGTGCATAATGCCTTTATCTATGAGAATCATGTATATGCAGTGAATAACGGAACTCGTTATGATATCATCAATATTGATGATCCGCGAAATCCACAGACCGTAGGACGTTTTGAACTGGACACCCCAGGACATTCCATACATGATGTGTGGATCGAAGACGGGATCGCTTACTCCTCTAACTGGAGTGACGGCGTAGTTGCCGTGGATATCGGATCGAATACTGCTGATGGTACTCCCGAACAAATGGGGGTCGCCGGGGGGTCGCCTGAAAATCCCGTAATGCTTGGTTCCTACAGCTATCCCAGCGGCTGGAATCACGCTGCTTTTCCGTTTAAAAGTGAATCAACCGGTGACTTTTATGTGATCGCCGGGGATGAGGCATTCCCTAATGGACTTCCTTCCCGGGAAAATCCGGTTGGAGCAGCCGGATGGATCCACTTTGTAAAATTTGATGGATGGGATTCTCCTAAGGAAGTGGCACGCTACGAGATCCCCGAGGCGGGTACACATAATTTCTGGGTTGTCGGAGACCTGCTCTTTGTAGCCTATTACAATGCGGGACTGCGTATCGTGGATATCTCGGGTGAGCTTATGGGTAATTTGTATGAGCAGGGCCGGGAGATCGCTCGTTTTGAGCCAAATCATCCCGATGCACTGATCCCAAACAGTCCTTTTACCTGGGGACCTCAACCTTACAAAGGGCATATTTTTATAAGTGATTGGAACTCAGGCATATGGGCCATCAAACTTGAAGAAAAACCAGTAACCGGAACCAACTGA
- the gcvP gene encoding aminomethyl-transferring glycine dehydrogenase translates to MRIDFGKEKFAHRHNGPDETQTREMLDLVKADTLDQLINETIPEGIRLNDEMDLPEAISEQEFLEEFRTLASKNKIFNSFIGMGYYDTLLPNVIKRNILENPAWYTAYTPYQAEIAQGRLEALINFQTMVSDLTGMEIANASLLDEGTAAAEAMSMLFGSRKGKKRKAANVLFVSDWCHPQTIDVLKTRAEPIDIEIRVGSVEDLDVTDPSLFGILLQYPGTEGNVHDYTSMIEAAHENDVFCVVAADLLSLTLLKSPGKMGADVVVGSTQRFGVPMGYGGPHAAYFATSEQFKRKLPGRIIGVTQDAEGMPAFRMALQTREQHIRREKATSNICTAQVLLAVIAGMYGVYHGPKGLKNIAARTHGLAALTREGLKKMGIQIKHDIFFDTLTFEADADKVKAVAEKKEANFRYIDNKTVSVAFDEAKDLEDVKLVLKIIAEASGCENSFDVDQAAGSAELAFGDLERQEPYMDHPVFHNYQTEHEMLRYMKQLENKDLSLVHSMISLGSCTMKLNATAEMIPVTWPEFGQLHPFAPKDQAEGYTQLFKDLNNWLCEITGFDAVSLQPNSGAQGEYAGLMTIRAYHQNNGDHHRKVALIPSSAHGTNPASAVMAGMDVVVVECDKHGNISFEDLEAKAEKHSENLAALMVTYPSTHGVFEHRIKDICDLIHKHGGQVYMDGANMNAQVGLTSPGEIGADVCHLNLHKTFCIPHGGGGPGMGPIGVAKHLAPFLSNHTVIQTGGEKGISAISAAPFGSASILVISYAYIRMMGAKGLTDATRYAILNANYIKDRLQDHYPILYTGKTGRSAHEFIVDLRPFKQSAGIESVDVAKRLMDYGFHAPTMSFPVPGTLMIEPTESESKAELDRFCDAMIGIRKEIQEIEDGVADKEDNVLKHAPHTMRVVMEGDWKRSYDRDKGVFPLEHLRLNKFWPSVSRVDDAYGDRNLVCSCIPIEAYSEGLEVIE, encoded by the coding sequence ATGCGCATCGATTTTGGCAAGGAAAAATTTGCACACCGCCACAATGGACCCGACGAAACACAAACCCGTGAAATGCTTGATCTGGTTAAGGCAGATACCCTGGATCAGCTGATCAACGAGACTATCCCGGAAGGCATTCGCCTCAATGATGAGATGGATCTTCCGGAAGCCATCAGTGAACAGGAGTTTCTCGAGGAGTTTCGTACCCTCGCATCTAAAAACAAGATCTTTAATTCCTTTATTGGGATGGGCTATTATGATACCCTCTTGCCCAATGTGATCAAACGTAATATCCTGGAGAATCCGGCATGGTATACTGCTTATACTCCATATCAGGCAGAAATTGCACAGGGAAGGCTGGAAGCTCTGATCAACTTCCAGACCATGGTGAGTGATCTTACCGGTATGGAGATCGCAAACGCATCCCTTCTGGATGAGGGAACTGCCGCCGCGGAAGCAATGAGTATGCTTTTCGGATCCCGTAAAGGGAAAAAGCGTAAAGCAGCCAATGTATTATTTGTTTCGGATTGGTGCCATCCTCAAACCATAGATGTTTTAAAAACCAGAGCTGAACCAATTGACATAGAGATCCGTGTTGGATCTGTGGAAGATCTGGACGTTACGGACCCGTCATTATTCGGCATACTTTTACAGTACCCTGGAACGGAAGGAAATGTTCATGACTATACTTCTATGATCGAGGCAGCGCATGAGAATGATGTATTTTGTGTGGTGGCTGCAGATCTGTTGAGTCTCACACTGCTAAAATCACCAGGCAAAATGGGAGCAGACGTTGTGGTTGGTTCCACCCAGCGTTTTGGGGTGCCGATGGGTTATGGTGGTCCTCATGCCGCATATTTTGCTACCTCCGAACAATTTAAAAGGAAACTCCCCGGCAGGATCATTGGGGTAACTCAGGATGCAGAGGGAATGCCGGCTTTCAGAATGGCTCTTCAGACCCGCGAGCAGCACATCCGTAGAGAGAAAGCCACCTCTAATATTTGCACCGCTCAGGTACTGCTAGCCGTGATCGCCGGAATGTATGGCGTTTACCATGGCCCGAAAGGACTAAAAAACATTGCAGCCAGAACGCATGGTCTTGCAGCTCTGACTCGTGAGGGGCTGAAGAAAATGGGTATCCAGATCAAACATGATATTTTCTTTGATACTCTAACTTTCGAAGCGGATGCGGATAAGGTTAAAGCTGTTGCAGAGAAGAAGGAAGCTAATTTCCGGTATATCGATAATAAGACAGTATCCGTTGCCTTTGATGAAGCCAAAGATCTGGAAGATGTTAAACTGGTATTGAAGATCATTGCAGAAGCTTCCGGCTGTGAAAATTCATTTGATGTTGATCAGGCAGCCGGATCTGCAGAGCTTGCCTTCGGAGATCTGGAAAGACAGGAGCCATATATGGATCACCCGGTCTTCCACAATTATCAAACCGAGCATGAAATGCTGAGATATATGAAGCAGCTGGAGAACAAAGATCTTTCTCTGGTTCACTCCATGATATCTCTGGGCTCATGTACTATGAAATTAAATGCCACAGCAGAGATGATACCGGTAACCTGGCCGGAGTTTGGTCAGCTTCATCCTTTTGCTCCTAAAGATCAGGCTGAAGGTTATACTCAGCTATTCAAAGATCTGAACAACTGGCTTTGTGAGATCACAGGATTTGACGCGGTTTCACTTCAGCCTAATTCAGGTGCTCAGGGTGAATATGCTGGACTTATGACGATCCGGGCATATCATCAGAATAATGGTGATCATCACCGTAAAGTGGCACTGATCCCGTCATCTGCACATGGAACGAATCCAGCCAGTGCAGTAATGGCCGGTATGGATGTTGTCGTGGTAGAATGCGATAAGCATGGTAATATTTCATTTGAAGATCTAGAAGCAAAAGCAGAGAAGCACAGTGAGAACCTGGCTGCTTTAATGGTGACTTATCCATCAACCCATGGAGTGTTTGAGCATCGTATTAAAGATATCTGTGATCTGATCCATAAGCATGGCGGACAGGTTTACATGGATGGAGCTAATATGAATGCACAGGTAGGACTGACCAGTCCCGGTGAGATCGGTGCTGATGTTTGTCACCTGAATCTTCATAAGACCTTTTGTATCCCGCACGGAGGAGGCGGGCCTGGAATGGGACCGATCGGTGTGGCAAAGCATTTGGCACCCTTCCTTTCCAATCATACTGTAATTCAAACAGGCGGTGAAAAGGGTATATCTGCCATCTCAGCTGCTCCTTTCGGAAGCGCCAGCATCCTGGTGATCTCTTATGCATATATCAGGATGATGGGAGCTAAGGGACTTACGGATGCCACCCGTTATGCGATACTGAATGCTAACTATATCAAAGATAGGTTACAGGATCATTATCCTATACTTTATACCGGTAAAACCGGTCGTTCAGCGCACGAATTCATTGTAGACCTTCGTCCATTCAAACAAAGTGCCGGTATTGAATCGGTGGATGTTGCGAAGCGCCTGATGGATTATGGTTTCCATGCTCCGACTATGAGTTTTCCTGTACCGGGTACACTTATGATAGAGCCCACGGAAAGTGAAAGTAAAGCCGAACTGGATCGCTTCTGTGATGCTATGATCGGGATCCGAAAAGAAATTCAGGAGATCGAAGACGGAGTCGCAGACAAAGAGGATAATGTACTTAAGCATGCTCCTCATACCATGAGAGTGGTAATGGAAGGCGATTGGAAGAGATCTTATGATCGTGACAAAGGCGTGTTCCCGCTTGAGCATCTGAGACTGAACAAGTTCTGGCCATCTGTCTCCCGGGTGGACGATGCGTATGGAGATCGTAATCTGGTTTGTTCCTGTATCCCGATCGAGGCCTACAGTGAAGGACTTGAGGTTATAGAATAA